The following are encoded together in the Chaetodon trifascialis isolate fChaTrf1 chromosome 3, fChaTrf1.hap1, whole genome shotgun sequence genome:
- the LOC139329256 gene encoding EF-hand and coiled-coil domain-containing protein 1, with amino-acid sequence MERTALAPSRVHISPRAARKSEWLRSALAHHYCPDPGVDNEIVVLATGIDQYLQEVFHHLAYPNRNDTVSAEDFTALCSVLGLTGAEKGKRTIKEGTIDEEKDEEDEEFSDVCSGLPCQLSFKDFHSRLCGYFRVRSARRGTAECAWRLPVTEDTELVERQIRLRWPRVRRRKCVSFDLTRDQNGSVNRSTKGRTAEERDSDEVAALRELVEDLRSALQGSDARCLALEVALRQERSRSLPSTRGFSSTVSTQPTTSITIIQGKLVPTHRIKGQCSGGGGEGARRVARRRDIRDPLVRELKLIRASRDGQLDEAIRFNERLEEELRWAYQEVCKLQGVESALRKENAHIRRRAEEAREALSVGLQRVRMIQEQAQSVPQLQLRITQLESELHQYRSHCSCIPDPTHQHIYPVGAEDACSKTDAECLQRAVEGRAASDEEEEDRGMREEGQVKKYISRLHGCGKGCQNHVVFQLPSQSHLHDKNLISAFKDSRGRCSWEGQNQEHPEGSRGSEKEKRPEKEEDKTRLEETEKTRLSLLEEKLTDALTLLLQLRNKNVSRRALGKIVMDTLDMCSRSGDGLSHILQVADALCVRLSSRDLLGNGGDDEAGEKLLVPSSGCQTSSINPLLISC; translated from the exons ATGGAGCGTACCGCATTGGCCCCGTCGCGTGTCCATATCTCGCCACGAGCAGCGCGTAAAAGCGAGTGGCTCCGGAGCGCCCTGGCCCATCACTACTGTCCCGATCCCGGCGTGGATAACGAAATCGTCGTCCTGGCCACTGGAATAGATCAATACCTGCAGGAGGTCTTCCATCACCTGGCCTACCCCAACCGGAACGATACGGTGTCGGCGGAGGATTTCACAGCGCTGTGCAGCGTGCTGGGACTCACCGGAGCAGAAAAAGGCAAGAGGACGATAAAAGAAGGAACCATAGATGAAGAAAAAGACGAGGAAGATGAAGAATTTAGTGATGTGTGTTCTGGGCTGCCCTGTCAGCTGTCCTTTAAAGACTTCCACTCGCGGCTCTGTGGGTATTTCCGTGTGCGCAGTGCGCGTCGAGGCACCGCGGAGTGTGCCTGGCGTCTGCCCGTTACTGAGGACACAGAGCTGGTGGAGCGACAGATCCGGCTCCGGTGGCCGCGTGTCAGACGGAGAAAATGTGTGAGTTTTGATCTGACGAGGGATCAGAACGGATCTGTTAACAGATCCACTAAAGGTCGAACCGCAGAGGAGCGAGACTCAG ATGAGGTAGCAGCTCTgagggagctggtggaggacCTCCGCTCGGCGCTGCAGGGGAGCGACGCTCGCTGCTTGGCCCTGGAGGTGGCACTCCGACAGGAGAGGAGCCGCAGCCTGCCTTCCACGCGTGGCTTCAGCTCCACAGTTTCAACTCAACCCACGACTTCCATCACCATCATACAGGGAAAACTGGTGCCAACCCACAGAATTAAAGGACagtgcagtggtggaggaggagaaggggcgAGGAGGGTGGCGAGGAGACGGGACATCAGGGACCCCCTTGTGAGAGAGCTGAAGCTGATCCGCGCCTCACGTGATGGGCAGCTGGATGAAGCCATCAGATTCAATGAGcgtctggaggaggagctgcgaTGGGCGTACCAGGAGGTGTGCAAGCTCCAAGGGGTGGAGTCTGCACTGAGGAAGGAGAACGCTCACATCAG GAGGCGGGCGGAGGAGGCCAGGGAGGCTCTGAGCGTGGGGCTTCAGAGGGTCCGGATGATCCAGGAGCAGGCTCAGTCTGTGCCGCAACTCCAGCTCAGGATCACCCAGCTGGAGAGTGAACTACACCAGTACAG ATCCCACTGCAGCTGCATCCCTGACCCCACTCATCAACACATCTACCCAGTTGGAGCAGAAGATGCCTGCAGCAAGACAG ATGCAGAGTGTTTGCAGAGAGCCGTGGAGGGGAGAGCTGcctctgatgaagaggaggaggacagagggatgaGGGAGGAAGGACAGGTGAAGAAGTACATCAGCCGACTGCACGGCTGTGGCAAAGG ATGTCAGAACCATGTGGTCTTTCAGCTTCCCTCTCAAAGTCACCTGCATGATAAGAACCTCATCAGTGCTTTTAAggacagcagggggcgctgcagcTGGGAGGGACAAAACCAAGAGCACCCAGAGGGAAGCAGGGggtctgaaaaagaaaag AGGcctgagaaagaggaggacaagacaagactggaggagacagaaaagacacgTCTGTCTTTGCTGGAGGAGAAACTCACAGATGccctcacactgctgctgcagctgcgcAACAAG AACGTGTCCCGCAGGGCCCTGGGGAAGATTGTGATGGACACTCTGGATATGTGCAGTAGGAGTGGAGATG GCCTGTCTCACATCCTGCAGGTAGCTGACGCCCTCTGTGTCCGGCTGTCCTCCAGGGATCTCCTTGGAAACGGGGGAGATGATGAAGCAGGAGAGAAACTCCTGGTTCCGTCTTCAGGATGTCAAACCAGCAGCATCAACCCTCTGCTCATCTCCTGTTGA